From one Flavobacterium sp. N502536 genomic stretch:
- the dnaA gene encoding chromosomal replication initiator protein DnaA, with translation MTKTAQSVWENCLSFIKDNIQDQAYKTWFEPIKSVELTDNALYIQVPSKFFYEWLEEHYVKLLKVALTKELGKNAKLLYKIKMENTYGNKQPFTEQLPSSNRVPMKPQEVDAPFKNLNPELKNPFVIPGIRNLKIESQLNPNYSFDNFLEGDSNRLARSAGMAVANKPGGTSFNPLLIFGGVGLGKTHLAHAIGVEVKDKYPEKTVLYISAEIFTQQYIDSVKKNNRNDFIHFYQLIDVLIIDDVQFLSGKSGTQDVFFHIFNYLHQNGKQVILTSDKAPVDMQDIEQRLLSRFKWGLSAELHQPDYETRISILKNILYRDGVEMPEDIIEYVARNIKSNVRELEGAIISLIAQSSFNKKEVTIELAKSVVEKFVKNVKREISIDYIQKIVSDYFQLDIETLQSKTRKRHVVQARQLAMFFAKKFTKASLANIGSQIGDRDHATVLHACKTVDNLVSTDKQFKKFVEDINKKLTL, from the coding sequence ATGACTAAAACTGCTCAATCGGTATGGGAAAACTGTTTGTCTTTTATAAAGGACAATATTCAAGATCAAGCATACAAAACTTGGTTTGAACCAATCAAATCAGTTGAGCTAACCGACAACGCGTTATACATTCAAGTACCAAGTAAATTTTTCTATGAATGGCTCGAAGAGCATTACGTAAAATTATTGAAAGTTGCGCTTACCAAAGAACTGGGAAAAAACGCAAAGTTACTCTATAAAATTAAAATGGAGAACACTTATGGAAATAAACAGCCTTTTACCGAGCAGCTGCCAAGTTCCAACAGAGTTCCAATGAAACCGCAAGAGGTTGATGCTCCGTTTAAAAACTTAAATCCTGAACTTAAAAATCCGTTTGTAATTCCGGGGATCAGAAATTTAAAAATTGAATCACAGTTAAATCCTAATTATAGTTTTGACAATTTCCTTGAAGGAGATTCCAACCGTTTGGCCCGCTCTGCAGGTATGGCTGTTGCCAACAAACCCGGAGGAACATCCTTTAATCCGTTATTGATTTTCGGAGGAGTTGGATTAGGAAAAACACACCTTGCACACGCTATAGGTGTGGAAGTAAAAGATAAATATCCTGAAAAAACGGTTTTATACATTTCTGCCGAGATTTTCACACAACAATATATTGATTCGGTAAAAAAGAACAATCGTAATGATTTCATCCATTTTTACCAATTAATCGATGTTTTAATCATTGACGACGTTCAGTTTTTATCCGGAAAATCAGGAACACAGGACGTATTTTTCCACATTTTCAACTATTTGCACCAAAACGGAAAACAGGTAATTCTAACTTCCGACAAGGCTCCTGTTGACATGCAGGATATTGAGCAGCGTTTGTTATCCCGTTTCAAATGGGGACTGTCTGCTGAATTGCACCAGCCGGATTACGAAACCAGAATTTCGATCTTAAAAAACATCCTATATCGCGATGGTGTTGAGATGCCGGAAGATATTATTGAATATGTAGCGCGCAACATCAAAAGTAACGTTAGAGAATTAGAAGGAGCTATTATTTCCTTAATCGCTCAGTCTTCTTTCAATAAAAAAGAAGTTACTATTGAATTGGCCAAAAGCGTTGTAGAGAAATTTGTTAAAAACGTAAAGAGAGAAATCTCTATCGATTATATCCAAAAAATTGTATCTGATTATTTTCAGCTTGATATCGAAACGCTTCAATCGAAAACCCGAAAGAGGCACGTGGTACAGGCGAGACAATTGGCCATGTTTTTTGCAAAGAAATTTACAAAAGCTTCTTTGGCAAACATTGGCTCACAAATTGGAGATCGTGACCACGCTACCGTATTACACGCTTGCAAAACAGTTGATAATTTAGTTTCTACAGACAAACAATTCAAAAAATTTGTCGAAGACATTAACAAAAAACTAACGCTATAA
- a CDS encoding HAD family hydrolase: MIDTIIFDFGDIFINLDKQATISGLQKLGLTEWTAELDRLNLLFETGDITRDAFLAGFQKELPNASIDEILEAWNTILADFPLYRLEFLQLLSQKYRLFLLSNTDAIHIETFENKTGISFYSDFYQCFEKVYFSFEIGMRKPNAEVFQYLINKHELSPKRTLFVDDKKENTDSAAALGFHVWNLQVGQEDVVDLFDKQIL; encoded by the coding sequence ATGATTGATACTATCATTTTTGACTTTGGAGATATTTTTATCAATTTAGACAAACAAGCCACTATATCGGGATTGCAAAAATTAGGATTAACAGAATGGACTGCCGAACTGGACCGTCTGAATCTTTTGTTTGAAACCGGAGACATTACGCGTGATGCTTTTCTGGCAGGCTTTCAGAAAGAGCTTCCAAATGCCTCCATCGACGAAATTCTGGAAGCATGGAATACCATTCTAGCCGATTTTCCTTTGTACCGACTGGAGTTTTTGCAACTGCTTTCTCAAAAATACCGCTTGTTTCTATTGAGCAATACGGATGCTATTCATATCGAAACTTTCGAAAACAAAACCGGCATTTCGTTTTACAGCGATTTTTATCAGTGTTTTGAAAAGGTTTATTTTTCGTTTGAAATTGGAATGCGAAAACCAAATGCTGAAGTTTTTCAGTACCTGATCAACAAACACGAATTATCACCCAAGAGAACTTTGTTTGTAGACGATAAAAAAGAAAACACAGATTCGGCAGCAGCCCTGGGCTTTCATGTCTGGAATTTACAAGTTGGACAGGAAGATGTTGTTGATTTATTTGACAAACAAATACTTTAG
- a CDS encoding acyl-CoA thioesterase, with protein MKNHQTQVRVRYSETDQMGVVYHGNYVPYFEIGRVEWLRNKGISYKSMEESGIGLPIVSMQINYKKSARYDELLTIHTAFKSQSSVKIEFDCAIYNEADELLTTAVFILVFISLKTGRPTAPPDYILELFKTLV; from the coding sequence ATGAAAAATCATCAAACGCAAGTGCGTGTTCGTTACTCGGAAACCGATCAAATGGGCGTTGTTTATCACGGAAATTATGTACCCTATTTTGAGATCGGACGCGTGGAATGGCTTAGAAATAAAGGGATTTCATATAAAAGCATGGAAGAAAGTGGTATTGGACTGCCGATTGTTTCGATGCAAATAAATTATAAAAAATCAGCGCGTTATGATGAGCTTCTTACAATTCATACAGCTTTCAAAAGTCAGTCGTCTGTCAAGATTGAATTTGATTGCGCAATCTATAACGAAGCAGATGAGTTATTAACAACTGCTGTGTTTATTTTAGTATTTATTTCGTTAAAAACGGGTCGTCCTACAGCACCTCCAGATTACATTTTAGAATTATTTAAAACACTGGTATAA
- a CDS encoding SDR family oxidoreductase: MSYTDKMLRDDALKGKVIVVTGGGSGLGKAMTKYFLELGAQVAITSRDLEKLKNTAAELETETGGKCLPLQCDVRHYEEVENMLQEVLKTFGKVDVLLNNAAGNFISPTERLSANAFDTVIDIVLKGSKNCTLAFGKHWIDTKQTSATILNIVTTYAWTGSAYVVPSATAKAGVLAMTRSLAVEWAKYGIRSNAIAPGPFPTKGAWDRLLPGDLAEKFDMAKKVPLKRVGDHQELANLAAYLVSDFSAYVNGDVITIDGGEWLKGAGQFNLLEAIPEELWDQLEMMIKAKKNK; encoded by the coding sequence ATGAGCTATACAGATAAAATGTTAAGAGATGACGCTTTAAAAGGCAAAGTCATTGTTGTTACAGGTGGAGGAAGCGGTTTAGGAAAAGCTATGACCAAATACTTCCTGGAATTAGGGGCTCAGGTAGCCATTACTTCAAGAGATTTAGAGAAGCTTAAAAATACTGCTGCCGAACTTGAAACCGAAACCGGAGGAAAATGTTTACCGCTTCAATGTGACGTTCGTCATTATGAAGAAGTAGAGAACATGCTTCAGGAAGTTTTAAAAACTTTTGGAAAAGTGGATGTTCTTTTAAACAATGCTGCCGGAAACTTTATCTCTCCAACAGAACGTTTATCTGCCAATGCTTTTGATACTGTTATCGATATTGTATTAAAAGGATCTAAAAACTGTACACTTGCTTTTGGTAAACACTGGATTGATACCAAACAAACCTCTGCTACGATTTTAAATATTGTAACCACTTATGCCTGGACAGGTTCAGCATACGTGGTGCCAAGTGCAACTGCAAAAGCAGGAGTTCTAGCCATGACCCGTAGTCTGGCTGTTGAATGGGCAAAATACGGAATCCGCTCGAACGCAATTGCTCCGGGTCCATTCCCTACAAAAGGTGCCTGGGATCGATTATTACCGGGAGATTTGGCCGAAAAATTCGATATGGCCAAAAAAGTGCCTTTGAAACGTGTGGGTGATCATCAGGAACTGGCTAATCTGGCTGCTTATTTAGTATCCGATTTTTCAGCTTATGTAAACGGAGACGTTATTACAATTGATGGTGGTGAATGGCTAAAAGGTGCCGGGCAATTTAATCTCTTGGAAGCAATTCCGGAAGAACTTTGGGACCAACTTGAAATGATGATCAAAGCAAAAAAGAATAAATAA
- a CDS encoding methionine aminotransferase — protein MSKLPNITTSIFTVMSKMATEHNAINLSQGFPNFPVDERLTDILAKLTKENVHQYTPMAGYPPLMEQIAKLVHISYNRIIRPETEILVTAGATQGIFTTILALVKTGDEIIILDPSYDSYESPVLLCNAKPIRVALNDDYTPNWETIAKACSSKTKMIIINNPHNPTGKILTEDDFLQLEKLLEQHPNVLVLSDEVYEYITFEEKHISAHTKEFLLNRCIMVSSFGKSFHITGWKIGYTVAPEHLMKEIKKVHQFLVFSVNSISQAAISQYLDVVDVSLLGKFYQEKRDYFQKLLQNSRFELKPCEGTYFQVASYAGISNEDDVTFCKKLITEHGVAAIPISSFYSDHKDQKLIRFCFAKDNATLEAAAKKLCDI, from the coding sequence ATGAGTAAACTCCCAAACATTACCACCAGTATTTTCACTGTCATGTCTAAAATGGCAACGGAACACAATGCGATTAACCTATCACAGGGATTTCCGAATTTTCCAGTAGACGAAAGATTAACAGACATACTGGCTAAACTGACAAAAGAAAACGTGCACCAATATACTCCAATGGCCGGTTATCCGCCATTGATGGAGCAAATCGCAAAATTGGTTCACATCTCCTATAACCGAATCATCAGACCCGAAACCGAGATACTGGTTACAGCCGGAGCCACTCAGGGAATTTTCACTACCATACTGGCTTTGGTAAAAACAGGAGATGAAATCATTATCTTAGATCCGAGTTATGATTCGTATGAATCTCCGGTTTTATTGTGTAATGCAAAACCAATTCGTGTCGCGCTAAATGACGATTATACGCCTAACTGGGAAACGATAGCAAAAGCCTGTTCTTCAAAAACGAAGATGATTATCATCAATAATCCGCACAATCCCACAGGAAAAATTTTGACTGAAGATGATTTTCTTCAACTTGAAAAATTATTAGAGCAACACCCGAATGTACTGGTATTATCTGATGAAGTTTACGAGTACATCACTTTTGAAGAAAAACACATTTCGGCACATACCAAAGAATTTCTTCTAAACCGCTGCATCATGGTTTCTTCTTTCGGAAAATCATTTCACATTACGGGCTGGAAAATTGGTTATACCGTTGCTCCGGAACATTTAATGAAAGAAATCAAAAAAGTACATCAATTTTTGGTTTTTAGCGTGAATAGTATTTCACAAGCTGCTATCAGTCAGTATCTAGATGTTGTGGATGTCAGCCTGCTTGGGAAATTCTATCAGGAAAAAAGAGATTATTTCCAGAAACTGCTTCAAAACAGCCGATTTGAATTGAAACCCTGTGAAGGAACTTATTTTCAGGTGGCTTCTTATGCCGGCATTTCAAATGAAGACGATGTTACTTTCTGTAAAAAATTAATCACCGAACATGGCGTTGCCGCAATTCCAATTTCTTCTTTCTATTCCGATCACAAAGATCAAAAACTAATACGTTTTTGCTTCGCCAAAGACAATGCTACTCTTGAAGCAGCTGCAAAAAAACTATGTGATATTTAA
- a CDS encoding GNAT family N-acetyltransferase → MENWTIRAIKKEDNQAVAHLIRSVFDEMEIPKVGTAYEDPYLDLMFEEYNKPKSVYFVVEKDGEIIGCCGIAPLENGAPEICELQKMYFLPKTRGLGIGSKMMEKCLEQARIFGFEKCYIETMPFMHAAQKLYVKSGFEYLEAPLGNTGHCSCPVWMLKKL, encoded by the coding sequence ATGGAAAATTGGACGATCAGAGCCATTAAAAAAGAAGACAATCAGGCAGTTGCACATTTAATACGCTCGGTTTTTGATGAAATGGAAATACCTAAAGTAGGAACGGCTTATGAAGACCCGTATTTAGACTTAATGTTTGAAGAGTACAATAAGCCGAAGTCGGTTTATTTTGTAGTGGAAAAAGACGGCGAAATTATTGGCTGCTGTGGAATTGCGCCCTTAGAAAATGGTGCTCCTGAGATTTGTGAGTTACAGAAGATGTATTTTTTACCAAAAACGCGTGGTTTGGGAATTGGAAGTAAAATGATGGAAAAATGTTTGGAACAGGCAAGGATTTTTGGTTTTGAAAAATGTTATATCGAAACAATGCCTTTTATGCATGCCGCGCAAAAGTTATATGTAAAATCAGGTTTTGAATATTTAGAGGCGCCTTTGGGCAATACCGGTCACTGTTCCTGTCCTGTCTGGATGTTAAAAAAATTATAG
- the ribD gene encoding bifunctional diaminohydroxyphosphoribosylaminopyrimidine deaminase/5-amino-6-(5-phosphoribosylamino)uracil reductase RibD: protein MNIHEKYIKRCIELAQNGFGNTYPNPMVGSVIVYDNQIIGEGWHKKAGEPHAEVNAVRSVKDKSLLSKATIYVSLEPCSHFGKTPPCSDLIIEHKIPHVVVGTVDPNEKVAGNGIKKLIAAGITVTVGVLEKECHELNKRFFTFHQKKRPYIILKWAESQDGFLSPEKQENAKRKPIWITNPYSRQLVHKWRSEEQAILVGTQTVIDDNPKLNTRDWSGNHPVRVILDQHNRISKESFVFDGSVKTIVFTKSETGFSAENTTFTVIDFSSNMLPQILAVLHQNQIQSVIIEGGAQTLQSFIDQNIWDEARIFIGQAIFKNGTKAPLIRKENLTKINILSDELLNIRNHD, encoded by the coding sequence GTGAATATACATGAAAAATACATAAAACGTTGCATCGAGTTGGCTCAAAATGGTTTTGGCAACACTTACCCAAATCCTATGGTAGGAAGTGTAATCGTTTACGACAATCAGATTATCGGAGAGGGCTGGCATAAAAAAGCAGGAGAACCGCATGCGGAAGTCAATGCCGTTCGTTCGGTAAAAGACAAATCGTTGTTAAGCAAAGCTACCATTTATGTTAGTTTAGAACCTTGCAGTCATTTTGGAAAAACACCTCCGTGCAGCGACTTAATTATTGAGCATAAAATTCCACATGTTGTTGTCGGGACTGTTGATCCTAATGAAAAAGTGGCAGGAAACGGCATTAAAAAGTTAATTGCTGCAGGAATCACTGTTACGGTTGGAGTTTTAGAAAAAGAATGTCACGAACTCAACAAGCGTTTTTTTACTTTTCATCAGAAAAAGAGACCTTACATCATCCTAAAATGGGCCGAAAGTCAGGACGGATTTCTGTCTCCTGAAAAACAGGAAAATGCGAAACGAAAACCCATTTGGATCACCAATCCCTATTCCAGACAATTGGTTCACAAATGGAGAAGCGAAGAGCAAGCAATTCTGGTTGGAACACAGACCGTGATAGATGACAATCCGAAATTAAACACCCGGGACTGGTCAGGAAATCATCCGGTGCGAGTTATTCTGGACCAACACAATCGCATTTCAAAAGAGAGTTTTGTTTTTGACGGGAGCGTAAAAACCATTGTATTTACAAAATCCGAAACCGGCTTTTCGGCAGAAAACACTACCTTTACAGTAATCGATTTTAGCAGCAATATGCTACCGCAGATTTTAGCTGTTTTACATCAAAATCAAATTCAGTCTGTTATTATCGAAGGAGGCGCTCAAACTTTACAGTCTTTTATCGATCAGAATATTTGGGACGAAGCCCGAATTTTTATCGGACAAGCTATTTTTAAAAATGGAACTAAAGCACCACTGATTCGAAAAGAAAACCTAACGAAAATTAATATTCTCAGCGACGAATTATTAAATATTAGAAATCATGATTGA
- a CDS encoding energy transducer TonB, with product MKKLSVLLFLCLTHCISSSDTKKVSKNTTAEQNVTTANDDENAVSEIDTHTDDSEIQIKEDTTVYNIDSIDVKPDFEGGLKKLHKFIRFNYHYPEDELQVKGTVDVNFIVEKDGTLSDPKFTKDAGYGTGKEAVRLMKKCPRWFPGIHNNDSVRVRYYLTIPIDVYQDE from the coding sequence ATGAAAAAACTATCCGTTCTGCTATTCCTTTGTTTAACACATTGTATTTCCTCTTCTGACACTAAAAAAGTATCAAAAAATACAACCGCAGAACAAAATGTTACTACAGCCAATGACGATGAAAATGCTGTTTCAGAAATAGATACCCATACAGACGATAGTGAAATTCAAATAAAAGAAGACACCACAGTCTACAATATTGATTCAATAGACGTAAAACCTGATTTTGAAGGAGGACTAAAAAAACTTCATAAATTTATCAGATTTAATTATCACTATCCCGAAGACGAGCTTCAGGTAAAAGGAACAGTCGATGTTAATTTCATAGTTGAAAAAGATGGCACTCTGAGTGATCCAAAATTCACCAAAGACGCAGGTTACGGAACAGGAAAAGAAGCCGTTCGTCTTATGAAAAAATGCCCTAGATGGTTTCCCGGAATACATAATAATGATTCCGTAAGAGTTCGTTATTACTTAACAATACCAATAGACGTATATCAAGATGAGTAA
- a CDS encoding FtsB family cell division protein, producing the protein MKNPYKDKKWFKLLSNKYVWVLLFFVVWMLFLDNYSYFDHRFLDNQIHELQDNKKYYQDEIKKDQEQIKQLKNPEQIEKYAREKYFMKKDSEDIYIIQFEGDTIQDKE; encoded by the coding sequence ATGAAAAATCCATATAAAGACAAAAAATGGTTCAAACTCCTGAGCAACAAATATGTTTGGGTGTTATTGTTTTTTGTGGTATGGATGTTATTCTTAGATAATTATTCTTATTTTGATCATCGTTTTCTGGACAATCAAATCCACGAATTACAAGACAATAAAAAATACTATCAGGACGAAATAAAAAAGGATCAGGAACAGATCAAACAGCTTAAAAATCCTGAACAAATAGAGAAATATGCCCGCGAGAAGTACTTTATGAAAAAAGACAGCGAAGATATTTACATCATCCAATTTGAAGGAGACACCATTCAAGATAAAGAATAA
- a CDS encoding IMPACT family protein yields MEINDTYQTIAFESEEMLLKEKGSKFFGYAFPIESEEEVKPIIDNLKKQHPHAVHFCYAYQLGTAPKISYRANDDGEPGNTAGAPIYGQIQSFGVTNVLVVVVRIFGGIKLGVGGLISAYKTTAQMTLEVCEIIEKTIDVQFLISFDYKNMNKVMRVIKEKKLEITAQEMEINEDTGLPIGKITTKTRKKNAESVFDIFDLMFEIDIKII; encoded by the coding sequence TTGGAAATTAACGATACGTACCAAACCATTGCTTTTGAATCTGAAGAAATGCTTTTGAAAGAAAAAGGCAGTAAGTTCTTTGGCTACGCTTTTCCCATAGAAAGCGAAGAGGAAGTAAAACCTATTATCGACAACTTAAAAAAACAGCATCCCCATGCCGTACACTTTTGTTATGCGTATCAATTAGGGACGGCACCAAAAATTTCGTATCGCGCCAATGACGACGGAGAACCCGGCAACACAGCTGGCGCACCAATTTACGGACAGATACAATCTTTTGGCGTAACCAACGTTTTAGTTGTAGTGGTTCGCATTTTTGGAGGAATTAAATTAGGTGTTGGCGGCTTAATCAGTGCTTACAAAACCACGGCACAAATGACGCTTGAAGTATGTGAGATCATTGAAAAGACAATTGATGTTCAATTTTTAATCTCTTTTGATTACAAAAATATGAACAAAGTAATGCGGGTTATAAAGGAGAAAAAACTGGAAATTACGGCTCAGGAAATGGAAATTAACGAAGATACAGGGCTCCCTATTGGCAAAATAACGACTAAAACGCGCAAAAAAAATGCCGAATCAGTATTCGACATTTTTGATTTAATGTTTGAAATCGATATAAAAATTATATAA
- a CDS encoding low molecular weight protein-tyrosine-phosphatase — translation MPVKILMVCLGNICRSPLAEGILASKLPENNFIVDSAGTGSWHVGHSPDKRSIAVAKKNGLDIGNQKGRQFKTADFTTFDYIYVMDSSNYDDVIKLAQNEAQKNKVCLILDELFPGENVDVPDPYFGVTNGFDNVYQMLDEVTDIISKKLIEKHL, via the coding sequence ATGCCAGTAAAAATCTTAATGGTTTGTTTGGGGAACATTTGCAGATCCCCTTTAGCTGAAGGTATTTTAGCTTCAAAATTGCCCGAAAATAATTTCATCGTTGACTCAGCCGGAACCGGATCCTGGCATGTAGGCCACTCCCCTGACAAACGATCTATAGCAGTTGCCAAAAAAAACGGCCTCGACATTGGAAACCAAAAAGGAAGACAATTCAAAACTGCTGACTTCACTACTTTTGATTACATCTATGTGATGGATTCTTCGAATTATGACGACGTTATCAAACTGGCTCAGAACGAAGCACAAAAAAATAAAGTTTGTCTCATTTTAGACGAATTATTTCCGGGCGAAAATGTAGATGTCCCGGACCCCTACTTCGGTGTCACCAACGGATTTGATAATGTATATCAAATGTTAGACGAAGTAACCGATATCATTTCGAAGAAACTTATCGAAAAACACTTATAA
- the udk gene encoding uridine kinase: protein MLIIGLAGGTGSGKTTVVHQIMNELPDTEVGVISQDSYYKETTNLSFDERALINFDHPRAIDFELLVKHLKALKAGETIDQPVYSFIQHNRTDDTVSTHPRKVMIVEGILILTNPELRDLFDIKIFVHADSDERLIRRLKRDISERGRDIDEVLTRYQNTLKPMHEQFIEPSKAFADIIIPNDKYNTVAIDVVRAVINQRIL from the coding sequence ATGCTCATTATTGGACTTGCAGGAGGAACAGGAAGTGGAAAAACAACAGTAGTACACCAAATCATGAATGAATTACCGGACACTGAAGTGGGCGTAATTTCTCAGGATTCGTATTATAAAGAGACAACGAATTTGTCGTTTGACGAAAGAGCATTAATCAACTTTGACCACCCGCGTGCGATAGATTTTGAATTACTGGTAAAACACCTTAAAGCATTAAAAGCTGGAGAAACTATCGATCAGCCTGTATATTCTTTCATACAACACAACAGAACCGACGATACGGTTTCGACTCACCCGAGAAAAGTTATGATTGTGGAAGGAATTTTAATTTTAACAAATCCGGAATTACGTGATCTTTTTGACATTAAAATCTTTGTTCACGCCGATTCAGACGAAAGATTAATCCGTCGTTTAAAAAGAGACATTTCTGAACGCGGACGTGATATTGACGAAGTTTTAACTCGTTATCAAAACACTTTAAAACCAATGCACGAACAGTTTATAGAACCTTCTAAAGCTTTCGCAGACATTATCATTCCAAACGACAAATACAATACCGTTGCCATTGATGTTGTCCGGGCTGTAATTAATCAACGAATTTTATAA
- a CDS encoding SAM-dependent methyltransferase — protein sequence MKLLGKLYLIPTTMGESDPMDVLPQTVKRSIDFIDHYIVENEKTARKSIKAVSPEKKQSELILFTLNKRTEPSEHLDFIKPLLEGKNVGLMSEAGCPGVADPGAVIVKLAHEKGIQVVPLVGPSSILLAMMASGMNGQSFTFNGYLPIDKDEKKSALRYFEKLSQDKNQSQLFIETPYRNNKLVEDILQILNPSTHLCIATDITLPTEFIKTMRVSDWKKLKVDLHNRPTIFIIHKM from the coding sequence ATGAAACTTCTCGGAAAACTTTATTTAATTCCAACAACAATGGGTGAAAGCGATCCGATGGATGTTTTACCTCAAACTGTGAAAAGAAGTATCGATTTTATAGACCACTATATTGTTGAAAACGAAAAAACGGCCCGCAAATCCATAAAAGCGGTATCTCCGGAGAAAAAACAATCCGAACTAATTCTTTTTACGCTTAATAAACGTACAGAGCCAAGCGAACATTTAGACTTCATCAAACCTTTACTCGAAGGGAAAAATGTAGGTTTAATGAGCGAAGCTGGTTGTCCGGGAGTTGCCGATCCAGGTGCTGTAATTGTAAAACTGGCACATGAAAAAGGAATTCAGGTAGTACCCTTAGTTGGTCCGTCTTCTATTTTATTGGCTATGATGGCTTCTGGTATGAACGGCCAAAGTTTTACTTTCAATGGCTATTTACCAATTGATAAAGACGAAAAAAAATCGGCATTAAGATATTTTGAAAAACTGTCTCAGGATAAAAATCAGTCTCAGCTTTTTATTGAAACACCTTATAGAAACAACAAATTAGTCGAAGACATTTTACAAATACTGAATCCCTCTACGCATCTGTGTATCGCAACAGACATTACATTACCCACAGAATTCATCAAAACGATGCGTGTTTCGGACTGGAAAAAATTAAAAGTAGATTTACACAACAGGCCAACCATTTTTATCATCCATAAAATGTAA